A window of Campylobacter pinnipediorum subsp. pinnipediorum contains these coding sequences:
- a CDS encoding SelT/SelW/SelH family (seleno)protein translates to MQVKITYCNSUNYRPVASRVEDEIKSNFGDSIVEKIEGSGGDFIVEVDGKVIFSKKDRIGTNDEVRFPNGGEITKLIKELN, encoded by the coding sequence ATGCAAGTAAAAATAACTTACTGCAACTCTTGAAACTATCGTCCAGTAGCTTCTCGTGTAGAAGATGAAATAAAATCAAACTTTGGCGATAGTATTGTTGAGAAAATAGAAGGAAGTGGCGGAGATTTTATCGTTGAAGTAGATGGTAAAGTTATATTTTCAAAAAAAGACAGAATAGGAACTAACGATGAAGTTAGATTTCCAAATGGTGGAGAAATCACCAAACTTATAAAAGAACTAAACTAA
- a CDS encoding type II asparaginase, whose protein sequence is MKFGLKKVVFVMLLSAIASFAKPTVYILATGGTIAGSGSGALDSSYTSGTVTVDKLISAVPEINKIATIKGEQISNIGSQEMNNEVWLKLASRVNELLVNGNADGIVITHGTDTMEETAYFLNLVVKSDKPIVMVGAMRNSSSLSADGPLNLFNAVNVAIDKNSIGKGVVVVMNDEIHAAREVTKTNTTSVSTFKSPNSGKIGTVFYGKVKYYMNPIRKHTLNSDFDIANIKELPRVDIIYSHTNDNADFVNTALKNNAKGIISAGMGNGNPYPSVLNALFDGVKNGVIVVRDSRVGSGETTLNGEVDDDKYGFITSDNLNAQKARVLLMLALTKTNDKDKIAKIFETH, encoded by the coding sequence ATGAAATTCGGTTTAAAAAAGGTGGTGTTTGTCATGTTACTTAGTGCAATTGCAAGTTTTGCAAAGCCGACAGTATATATACTTGCTACGGGCGGCACTATAGCCGGAAGTGGTTCTGGAGCTTTGGATAGTAGTTACACATCAGGAACTGTAACTGTAGATAAATTAATATCAGCAGTGCCTGAGATAAATAAAATAGCTACGATAAAAGGTGAGCAAATTTCTAATATTGGTTCACAAGAGATGAATAATGAAGTTTGGCTAAAACTAGCTAGTAGGGTTAATGAGCTTTTAGTCAATGGTAATGCTGATGGTATTGTAATAACCCACGGAACTGATACAATGGAAGAAACAGCTTATTTTTTAAATTTAGTTGTAAAAAGCGATAAGCCTATTGTTATGGTTGGAGCAATGAGAAACTCATCATCTTTAAGTGCTGATGGACCTTTAAATTTATTTAATGCTGTTAATGTTGCTATTGATAAAAATAGTATAGGCAAGGGTGTTGTTGTTGTTATGAATGATGAAATACACGCGGCAAGAGAGGTAACTAAAACAAATACAACTAGTGTTAGTACTTTTAAATCTCCAAATTCTGGAAAAATAGGAACGGTATTTTATGGAAAAGTAAAATATTATATGAATCCAATTAGAAAGCATACTTTAAACTCTGATTTTGATATAGCAAATATAAAAGAACTTCCTAGGGTTGATATTATATATTCTCATACTAATGATAATGCTGATTTTGTAAATACTGCATTGAAAAATAATGCAAAAGGTATAATAAGTGCTGGAATGGGTAATGGTAATCCTTATCCAAGTGTTTTAAATGCTTTATTTGACGGTGTTAAAAATGGTGTTATTGTTGTCAGGGATTCTCGTGTCGGAAGCGGTGAAACAACTTTAAATGGAGAGGTTGATGATGATAAATATGGCTTTATAACAAGTGATAATCTAAATGCCCAAAAAGCTAGAGTTTTGTTAATGCTTGCTTTAACAAAAACAAATGATAAAGATAAAATTGCTAAGATATTTGAAACACACTAA
- a CDS encoding UDP-glucose dehydrogenase family protein, which translates to MKIGVVGTGYVGLVSGACLAKMGNSVICIDVDEKKIQDLKNSQIPIYEPGLAEIVSECIQNNSLLFSTDIKDALSHSDVLFIAVGTPMGSDGQADLKYVLQVAKSIGENITHPMIIVDKSTVPVGTGEKVNEIICQEIQKRNLDIKFEVVSNPEFLKEGAAVDDFLKPDRVVVGSSTAWGDSVMRELYAPFMKNHDRFISMDVKSAEMTKYAANSMLATKISFINEIANICEKVGADVNLVRKGIGSDSRIGYSFIYPGCGYGGSCFPKDVEALIYTARQNGFEPELLNAVKSRNKAQKRVLFDKIYAFFDGNLSGKKIALWGLAFKPNTDDMREASSITLIELLEKEGAVVSAYDPKAVDEAKKYLKNSKITYTKNKYDALDDAECMVLLTEWSEFRSPDFYEIKNRLKNPVIFDGRNQYNLKTLQDIGFKYFQIGVKA; encoded by the coding sequence TTGAAAATCGGAGTTGTTGGTACAGGATATGTAGGACTTGTTAGTGGTGCTTGTTTGGCAAAAATGGGCAATAGCGTAATTTGTATTGATGTAGATGAAAAAAAGATACAGGATCTAAAAAATTCACAAATACCGATATACGAACCAGGTCTTGCCGAAATTGTATCTGAGTGTATCCAAAATAACTCCTTGCTTTTTAGCACAGATATAAAAGATGCTTTATCACATTCTGATGTGTTGTTTATAGCTGTTGGAACTCCCATGGGAAGCGATGGACAAGCTGACTTAAAATATGTTTTACAAGTCGCAAAAAGCATAGGTGAAAATATCACTCATCCTATGATAATAGTTGATAAATCAACTGTTCCTGTTGGTACTGGCGAAAAGGTTAATGAGATAATATGCCAAGAAATTCAAAAAAGAAATTTAGATATTAAGTTTGAAGTTGTTTCAAATCCTGAGTTTTTAAAAGAGGGTGCTGCTGTTGATGATTTTTTAAAGCCAGATAGAGTGGTCGTTGGCTCATCTACAGCTTGGGGCGATAGTGTAATGAGAGAGCTTTATGCTCCATTTATGAAAAATCACGATAGGTTTATATCTATGGATGTAAAATCAGCGGAGATGACAAAATATGCTGCAAATTCAATGCTTGCTACTAAAATAAGCTTTATAAACGAGATAGCAAATATATGCGAAAAGGTTGGAGCTGATGTAAACTTGGTGAGAAAAGGCATTGGTAGCGATTCTAGAATAGGTTATAGTTTTATATATCCTGGATGCGGATATGGTGGGAGCTGCTTTCCAAAAGATGTGGAAGCCTTGATATATACAGCTAGACAAAATGGGTTTGAGCCTGAGTTGTTAAATGCTGTTAAATCAAGAAACAAAGCACAAAAAAGGGTTTTATTTGATAAAATTTATGCATTTTTTGATGGAAATTTAAGTGGTAAAAAAATAGCACTTTGGGGACTTGCATTTAAGCCAAATACAGATGATATGAGAGAAGCTAGTTCTATAACTTTAATTGAACTTCTTGAAAAAGAAGGTGCTGTTGTAAGTGCTTATGACCCAAAAGCTGTTGATGAAGCTAAAAAATATCTTAAAAACTCAAAAATAACTTATACTAAAAACAAATATGATGCATTAGATGATGCTGAATGTATGGTGCTTTTGACTGAGTGGAGTGAGTTTAGGTCGCCTGATTTTTATGAGATAAAAAACAGATTGAAAAATCCGGTTATTTTTGATGGAAGAAATCAATATAATTTAAAAACATTACAAGATATTGGATTTAAATATTTTCAAATAGGAGTTAAAGCTTGA
- a CDS encoding ecotin family protein — translation MKKIVLFIFVVCCSFSYDLSIYPKPKDGFVQKVINLEPRNDEDNLRVEIYFGKDILTDCNYHFFVDGRLKELNLDGWGYKYYEFDGKDELANTLMMCDGAKKSKFVTYQDVLKPRYNSKLPIVVYVKKDIKLQVKVFKEIESEIR, via the coding sequence TTGAAAAAGATAGTTTTATTTATTTTTGTTGTTTGTTGCTCGTTTTCTTATGATTTGAGTATTTACCCTAAGCCAAAAGATGGTTTTGTTCAAAAAGTTATAAACTTAGAGCCTAGAAATGATGAAGATAATCTTAGGGTTGAGATTTATTTTGGTAAAGATATTTTAACTGATTGTAACTATCATTTCTTTGTAGATGGAAGACTTAAAGAGTTAAACCTTGATGGATGGGGATATAAATATTATGAATTTGATGGCAAGGATGAGCTAGCAAATACCTTGATGATGTGTGATGGAGCTAAAAAGAGTAAATTTGTAACTTATCAAGATGTGTTAAAACCTAGATATAATTCAAAATTACCAATTGTTGTTTATGTGAAAAAAGACATAAAATTGCAAGTTAAAGTTTTTAAAGAGATAGAAAGCGAGATAAGATGA
- the tviB gene encoding Vi polysaccharide biosynthesis UDP-N-acetylglucosamine C-6 dehydrogenase TviB yields the protein MNIAVIGLGYVGLPLAVAFSEKYSVVGFDINLERINELKNGIDRTLELDDKQMQKAIDNGMKFSTKLEDVKDCNFFIVTVPTPIDKNKRPDLTPVIKATQSVAKVLKKGDIVVYESTVYPGVTEDICVPILEDISGFKFNQDFFCGYSPERINPGDKEHTVTKIKKITSGSTPEIADKIDEIYKSIITAGTHKASSIKVAEAAKVIENTQRDINIAFINELAMIFNKMNINTNDVLEAAGTKWNFLNFKPGLVGGHCIGVDPYYLTFKAQELGFHPEMILAGRRINDNMGKYVASEIVKLMIKDGIAINRSKILILGITFKENCPDIRNSRVIDVIDELKDFGCEVDIFDPWASKKEVKQEYNMQMIQNYNADDYDCIVTAVAHNEFKGLDFKDKLVYDIKNIYPKASARL from the coding sequence ATGAATATAGCAGTTATTGGACTTGGTTATGTTGGACTTCCTTTAGCAGTAGCATTTTCTGAAAAATATAGTGTTGTTGGATTTGATATTAATTTAGAACGAATTAATGAGCTTAAAAATGGTATAGATAGAACATTGGAGCTTGATGATAAACAAATGCAAAAAGCTATTGATAACGGTATGAAATTTAGCACAAAATTAGAAGATGTAAAAGATTGTAATTTTTTTATAGTTACAGTTCCTACTCCTATAGATAAAAATAAAAGACCTGATTTAACCCCTGTTATAAAAGCTACTCAAAGTGTGGCAAAGGTATTAAAAAAAGGCGATATTGTTGTTTATGAAAGCACGGTTTATCCTGGTGTTACAGAAGATATTTGTGTGCCTATACTAGAAGATATTAGTGGATTTAAGTTTAATCAAGACTTCTTTTGCGGATACTCCCCAGAACGAATAAATCCGGGCGATAAAGAACACACTGTTACTAAAATCAAAAAAATAACTAGTGGTTCAACACCTGAGATAGCTGATAAGATAGATGAAATTTATAAATCCATAATCACAGCTGGAACCCATAAAGCAAGTAGCATCAAAGTGGCTGAGGCTGCAAAAGTCATAGAAAATACTCAAAGAGATATAAATATAGCTTTTATAAATGAACTTGCTATGATTTTTAACAAGATGAATATAAATACTAATGATGTTTTAGAAGCTGCTGGCACAAAGTGGAATTTTTTAAATTTCAAACCTGGCTTAGTTGGCGGGCATTGTATAGGTGTTGATCCTTACTATCTTACATTTAAAGCACAAGAGCTTGGATTTCATCCAGAGATGATTTTGGCTGGTCGTAGAATCAATGATAATATGGGAAAATATGTGGCTTCTGAAATAGTTAAACTTATGATAAAAGATGGTATTGCTATAAATAGATCAAAGATTTTAATTTTGGGTATTACGTTTAAAGAAAATTGTCCTGATATTAGAAACTCACGCGTGATTGATGTTATAGATGAGCTTAAAGATTTTGGTTGCGAAGTTGATATATTTGACCCTTGGGCTAGCAAAAAAGAGGTAAAACAAGAATACAATATGCAAATGATTCAAAACTATAATGCAGATGATTATGATTGTATAGTTACAGCTGTTGCTCATAATGAGTTTAAGGGGCTTGATTTTAAAGATAAATTGGTATATGATATAAAAAATATCTACCCTAAAGCTAGTGCGAGACTTTAA
- a CDS encoding MATE family efflux transporter yields the protein MSSSIIVFLVSFGINFFLTPYIVQSLGNEAYGFIGLCNAIISYAYVITLSINSVSSRFVAYEWHKNNFEKSNTYYSSVLIVNIFFSLVVAIVAIFFIFNINYFLNIPQHLLYDVKLTFIFYFINFCVLLFNGVLSVCAFVTDKLYIISIRNAISSILFACLVVLLFYLLKPMISYLAICALISSVFVFCATFFVSKKIAPDLKFSLLKFDFLSIKELFRSGVWSSFSALNRVLLNGTDLFICNIFLNSNLVGILAISKIAPLILESFVAQISAIFSPKFIKFYSANKIKRLILEIRFAMKIVAFIAGVPLAIFIVFAKDFYMLWLSFKSIDEISFIYQISMIAIIPIALISYLFPLLNIDSTSNNLKRPAIANTIFGVFTILTQILLLKYTNYGLVGVVCVLCVFYSFRILFFDLLNGALNLNLKLYTFYIIYIKHIFTFFILLIFYFCISEFIDIKDWFDFVFNIFFIALLGYFINLFLLFSKKERKKMFLYIKAKVKRA from the coding sequence TTGTCCAGTTCCATAATAGTTTTTTTGGTATCTTTTGGGATAAATTTTTTTCTTACACCATACATTGTTCAAAGCCTTGGAAATGAAGCTTATGGCTTTATTGGGCTTTGCAATGCTATAATCTCTTATGCTTATGTAATAACTTTATCTATAAATTCTGTTAGTTCTAGATTTGTTGCATATGAGTGGCATAAAAATAATTTTGAAAAATCAAATACCTATTATTCATCTGTTTTGATTGTTAATATCTTTTTCTCTTTGGTAGTAGCCATTGTTGCTATATTTTTTATTTTTAATATAAATTATTTTTTAAATATTCCACAACATTTGCTTTATGATGTTAAACTTACCTTTATTTTTTATTTTATAAATTTTTGTGTTTTGCTTTTTAATGGTGTTTTATCTGTTTGTGCTTTTGTTACAGATAAGTTATATATTATTTCTATTAGAAATGCTATATCTAGTATACTTTTTGCTTGTTTGGTTGTATTGTTATTTTATCTTTTAAAACCTATGATTTCTTATCTTGCTATTTGTGCTTTGATATCTAGTGTATTTGTTTTTTGTGCGACTTTTTTTGTTTCTAAAAAAATAGCCCCTGATTTGAAATTTAGCCTTTTAAAATTTGATTTTTTATCCATAAAAGAGCTTTTTCGTTCTGGGGTTTGGAGTAGTTTTTCTGCCTTAAATCGTGTTTTGTTAAATGGGACAGATCTTTTTATATGCAATATTTTTCTAAACTCAAATTTAGTTGGAATACTTGCTATATCTAAGATAGCTCCACTTATATTAGAGAGTTTTGTAGCACAAATAAGTGCTATATTTTCACCAAAATTTATCAAATTTTACTCCGCAAATAAAATTAAAAGGCTTATTTTAGAGATAAGATTTGCAATGAAAATAGTTGCTTTTATAGCCGGTGTTCCTTTGGCTATATTTATTGTTTTTGCAAAAGATTTTTATATGCTTTGGCTATCTTTTAAAAGTATTGATGAAATTTCGTTTATATATCAAATAAGCATGATAGCTATCATTCCAATCGCTCTTATAAGCTATCTTTTTCCTTTGCTAAACATAGATAGCACATCAAATAATTTAAAACGACCGGCCATAGCAAATACTATTTTTGGAGTATTTACCATTTTAACACAAATTTTACTGCTTAAATATACTAATTATGGTCTTGTTGGGGTCGTTTGTGTGCTTTGTGTTTTTTATAGTTTTAGGATATTGTTTTTTGATCTCTTAAATGGTGCTTTAAATCTTAATTTAAAGCTTTATACTTTTTATATTATCTATATAAAACATATTTTTACCTTTTTTATTTTGCTAATTTTTTATTTTTGTATTAGTGAATTTATAGATATAAAAGATTGGTTTGATTTTGTTTTTAATATATTTTTTATAGCATTATTGGGATATTTTATAAATTTATTTTTATTATTTTCAAAGAAAGAAAGAAAGAAAATGTTTTTATATATAAAAGCAAAAGTTAAAAGAGCTTGA
- a CDS encoding glycosyltransferase family 25 protein, giving the protein MEFGIFLISLKEDNTRRDKLIFRFKNSYKNFKFIDAIDGSKLETNQYFLYALNSFKINNLFLSPAEIGCCLSHMKAYDEFINSNLDYALILEDDVIGDDESIKLAFEYVKHLDDKSVFICGCQDGLEGRFSAFGKKIQDNFYLVSKHSHSSIYRAAAYILSKDCAKQILKAHQDALYPADFWSCLLKKADLNMYFSDIFSHPIDLSDSKIQSSRVSKGYNKKNILSYFKSLRYIFLTRIEVLFKGFERIFKR; this is encoded by the coding sequence ATGGAATTTGGAATTTTTTTGATATCTTTAAAAGAAGACAATACAAGAAGAGATAAGCTAATATTTAGGTTTAAAAATAGCTATAAAAATTTCAAATTTATAGATGCTATTGATGGTAGTAAGCTTGAAACAAATCAATATTTTTTATATGCTTTAAACTCTTTTAAAATAAATAATTTATTTTTATCTCCAGCTGAAATTGGATGTTGCTTATCTCATATGAAAGCTTATGATGAGTTTATAAATAGCAATTTAGACTATGCTTTGATACTAGAAGATGATGTTATTGGAGATGATGAAAGTATTAAGTTGGCTTTTGAATATGTAAAGCATCTTGATGATAAATCTGTTTTTATTTGCGGTTGTCAAGATGGTCTTGAAGGTCGTTTTAGTGCTTTTGGTAAAAAAATACAAGATAATTTTTATCTTGTATCAAAGCACTCACATTCTAGTATTTATAGGGCTGCTGCTTATATTTTAAGTAAAGATTGTGCAAAACAAATACTAAAAGCTCATCAAGATGCTTTATATCCTGCTGATTTTTGGAGTTGTTTGCTTAAAAAAGCTGATTTAAATATGTATTTTTCGGATATTTTTTCACATCCTATTGATCTTAGCGATTCAAAGATACAATCATCAAGAGTCAGTAAGGGCTATAATAAAAAAAATATATTATCATATTTCAAATCTTTAAGATATATCTTTTTAACTAGAATAGAGGTTTTGTTTAAAGGATTTGAGAGAATATTTAAAAGATAG
- a CDS encoding glycosyltransferase: MRVLFIISTMQAGGAERVMSILASYFAKFHDVTLLKFDQKDSFYELDEKINIINLPYPMIKQGFFVNLKRRIKKFVYQRDLLKNGNFDVVISFMDSTNINVILSNLFINRPLFISEHSSSEFLKSKIWVFLRRILYPYANGLSVLTNTDFKYYDFVKNKIIMYNPVFDIKKHNIPKENIILFVARLVKIKACDVFLKAISLIDSAKLKDYKILVVGDGDQRQLLEKMAKNINADIEFLGNTNDISLVYEKSKIIVSSSQTEGLPNVLMESIFFDCARVATATSGAKELIKNDFDGFIVPIDDFYTLSQKITKLMDDENLRDKFVKNAHLRADDFKIENIYQKWMKFINSNIKKIDK, from the coding sequence TTGAGAGTTTTATTTATTATATCAACAATGCAAGCCGGTGGAGCTGAAAGGGTTATGAGTATTTTAGCTAGTTATTTTGCTAAATTTCATGATGTCACTTTGCTTAAATTTGATCAAAAAGATTCATTTTATGAACTAGATGAAAAAATAAATATTATAAACTTACCTTATCCTATGATAAAACAAGGATTTTTTGTAAATTTAAAAAGAAGAATAAAGAAATTTGTTTATCAAAGAGATTTGCTTAAAAATGGAAATTTTGATGTTGTTATATCTTTTATGGATAGCACAAATATAAACGTTATTTTATCAAATTTATTTATAAATAGACCGCTTTTTATAAGTGAACATTCAAGTTCTGAGTTTTTAAAATCAAAAATTTGGGTATTTTTAAGACGAATTTTATATCCTTATGCAAATGGTCTTAGTGTCTTAACTAATACCGATTTTAAGTATTATGACTTTGTAAAAAATAAAATTATTATGTATAATCCGGTTTTTGATATAAAAAAACATAATATACCAAAAGAAAACATAATACTTTTTGTAGCAAGACTTGTAAAGATAAAAGCTTGCGATGTTTTTTTAAAAGCTATATCACTTATAGACTCAGCAAAACTTAAAGATTATAAGATTTTGGTAGTTGGTGATGGGGATCAAAGACAGCTCCTTGAAAAAATGGCAAAAAATATCAATGCCGATATAGAGTTTTTAGGTAATACAAATGATATATCTTTGGTGTATGAAAAATCAAAAATCATAGTTTCTAGTTCGCAAACAGAAGGGCTTCCAAATGTGCTTATGGAAAGTATATTTTTTGATTGTGCTAGGGTTGCTACGGCTACTAGTGGAGCAAAAGAGCTTATAAAGAATGATTTTGATGGATTTATAGTCCCAATAGATGATTTTTATACGCTTAGCCAAAAGATAACAAAGCTTATGGATGATGAAAATTTGCGGGATAAATTTGTAAAAAATGCTCATTTAAGAGCTGATGATTTTAAGATAGAAAACATATATCAAAAATGGATGAAATTTATAAACTCAAACATAAAAAAGATAGATAAATGA
- a CDS encoding glycosyltransferase family 2 protein has translation MNDSKDIKVSIIIPTFNRKDLFELALKSAINQDYINKEIIISDDNSTDGTKQLALKYANDFDFIKYCVNEKYEKGPNGNKNNGFDNANGDAFVILDDDDLLLPGAISKMVSVLKMGYDSVWANCYFEINGTRTTDFSGFGLDESQEIIPQDYYDGKINGEFLIMFMSYCIGDKRFEKGLYGSENTLWIHLFDFKAYYLNEAVRIYRFHRQDSVTLNSHQRPHCVMKGYAMTAELIMQKTTKIDKRYIAILYKMAGYYAKFAGEYIKMYKYLFYSLSFKLTKEAFIMLILTPFPKKLILFLTKIRVKMYNKKNKK, from the coding sequence ATGAATGATAGTAAAGATATAAAAGTCAGCATTATAATACCAACTTTTAATCGTAAAGATTTATTTGAATTAGCATTAAAATCAGCAATAAATCAAGATTATATAAATAAGGAAATTATTATATCGGATGATAACTCAACAGATGGAACGAAACAATTAGCTTTAAAATATGCCAATGATTTTGATTTTATAAAATATTGTGTCAATGAAAAATATGAAAAAGGACCAAACGGAAATAAAAACAATGGATTTGATAATGCAAATGGAGATGCTTTTGTCATTTTAGACGATGATGATCTGTTATTGCCCGGTGCAATTTCAAAAATGGTTAGTGTTCTTAAAATGGGTTATGATAGTGTTTGGGCTAATTGTTATTTTGAAATTAATGGCACAAGAACGACTGATTTTTCTGGATTTGGGCTTGATGAAAGCCAAGAAATAATTCCACAAGATTATTATGATGGTAAAATAAATGGTGAGTTTTTAATAATGTTTATGAGCTATTGTATAGGCGATAAGAGATTTGAAAAAGGTCTTTATGGTTCAGAAAATACACTATGGATACATTTGTTTGATTTTAAGGCTTATTATTTAAATGAGGCTGTTAGAATTTATAGATTTCATAGACAAGATAGTGTAACTTTAAACTCTCATCAAAGACCACATTGTGTTATGAAAGGCTATGCGATGACAGCTGAGCTTATTATGCAAAAAACAACCAAAATAGATAAAAGATATATAGCTATCCTTTATAAAATGGCTGGATATTATGCAAAATTTGCTGGCGAATATATAAAAATGTATAAGTACCTTTTTTATAGCTTAAGCTTTAAGCTTACAAAAGAGGCTTTTATTATGCTTATTTTGACACCATTTCCTAAGAAATTGATATTATTTCTTACTAAAATTCGTGTAAAAATGTATAACAAAAAAAATAAAAAATGA
- a CDS encoding glycosyltransferase, with protein MKKLSVFLYSMGAGGAERVVSNLLPFLTQKYEVHLFLMSDVVSYEIPNSVKFHFLEHSNPNENKIKKMFRLIFALPFLAFKYKKISNNLGINSHFVLMNRPCYIALISRIFGLKGRLIISERSCPSMIYKKGINGFFNRAFIRLLYNKADLILANAKENADDLIQNFGCDKDKTKVFYNAIDLKSIQKLKNEPLGIDFKPFFLNIGRLDSGKNQSMLIKIIANLKDERATLGILGDGYMKDELLSLIKKHKVDDRVKLLGVDKNPFKYIKNSSCFVCASRFEGFSNVLLEALACEKTIISTSHKSGAKELLGDNEYGLLVGVDDEKSMQEAMQNILDNEELRHKYESRAYERVKKFDSGIISLKLIEFLEQ; from the coding sequence ATGAAAAAATTAAGCGTTTTTTTGTATTCTATGGGGGCAGGTGGAGCTGAAAGGGTTGTGTCAAATTTATTGCCTTTTTTGACTCAAAAATATGAAGTCCATCTTTTTTTAATGAGCGATGTTGTATCTTATGAGATTCCAAACTCAGTTAAATTTCATTTTTTAGAGCATTCAAATCCCAATGAAAACAAGATAAAAAAGATGTTTAGACTTATTTTTGCTTTGCCTTTTTTGGCATTTAAATATAAAAAAATATCTAATAATCTAGGTATAAATAGTCATTTTGTGCTTATGAATAGACCTTGTTATATAGCATTGATTTCTCGTATTTTTGGTCTAAAAGGTAGACTTATAATCAGTGAAAGAAGTTGTCCTAGTATGATATATAAAAAAGGAATAAATGGCTTTTTTAATAGAGCTTTTATTAGATTGCTTTACAATAAAGCTGATTTGATACTTGCAAATGCCAAAGAAAATGCCGATGATTTGATACAAAATTTTGGTTGTGATAAAGACAAAACAAAGGTTTTTTATAATGCCATTGATTTAAAAAGTATACAAAAACTCAAAAATGAGCCTTTGGGCATTGACTTTAAGCCATTTTTTTTAAATATAGGTCGTTTAGATAGTGGTAAAAATCAATCAATGCTTATTAAAATCATAGCAAATTTAAAAGATGAAAGAGCAACACTTGGGATTTTAGGCGATGGGTATATGAAAGATGAGCTTTTGTCTTTGATTAAAAAACATAAGGTTGATGATAGAGTTAAGCTTTTGGGTGTTGATAAAAACCCATTTAAGTATATAAAAAACTCATCTTGTTTTGTTTGTGCTTCTAGATTTGAGGGGTTTTCAAATGTTTTACTTGAAGCATTAGCTTGTGAAAAAACTATAATCTCAACATCTCACAAAAGTGGTGCCAAAGAGCTTTTGGGAGATAATGAATATGGTTTATTGGTCGGTGTAGATGATGAAAAATCAATGCAAGAAGCTATGCAAAATATTTTGGATAATGAAGAGCTTAGACATAAATATGAATCAAGGGCTTATGAAAGAGTTAAGAAATTTGATAGTGGTATAATATCTTTAAAACTAATTGAGTTTTTAGAGCAGTAG